The following are encoded together in the Lactuca sativa cultivar Salinas chromosome 1, Lsat_Salinas_v11, whole genome shotgun sequence genome:
- the LOC111898262 gene encoding uncharacterized protein LOC111898262 gives MSSSRIQLERYHIPLEEIILATQNFGAETLIGNGGFGKVYKGQLSELWQYHSVAVKRLDPHGYQGHREFLNEVRMISSFHHQNIIRFVGYCDEGNEMIVVYDYAVNRSLDDHLQNPENRCRLSWAQRLKICIGAARGLHYLHSGLGDSNRVIHRNMKSSSILLDENLEAKLCDFGLSRTVPTDIQQHSQMYTRVAGTNFYIDPVYYESSMISKESDVYSFGVVLFELLTGMMAYHLKSIGDDDPQPLMNLVRRFHDEGMENLIDPYMLTQMDARSFHKFEEIAYKCISWNLKDRPTVNQIIESIEIALYFHIHEAASAITIQSHQYQNPESFLIPLQEISFATHNFSYVNLIGKGEFGKMYGGQLSQHWQNRNAAFKRYHGTGGFGEEEFRNEIKMISSFNHENIIRFIGYCDEENEMIIVSEYATNGSLNHHLRDPIKISCITWMQRLKICLGAAKALKYLHSGLGEDSRVIHRDVTSANILLDDNLDAKVCGFHLSLLVHQNKPQVYENVVGTEYYLDPVYNESGIVETNSDVYSFGVVLFEMLSGMLACQGRSIDDDEPQILINLVRRYYDDGLDRLNDPNIRVQINTRSFNVFKEIAYQCLSWNSNDRPTMNMIIRRIQDALDIQSPRIASTITMRSDKRQNLQQFLIPLKEIRLATGDFNSETHIRDDAFGVVYKGQLPDHWQSRIAAFKRFNFNGAFGKDEFLNEVKMMSDFNHANIIPFIGFCDEDNEMILVYEYAINGRLADYLQNPDKIGFLTWAQRLKICIGAARGLNHLHSGLGEDKRVIHRDIKSANILLDDNLEARVCGFGLSLVLAEDQAQVYGSVQGTQYYLDPIYNESGIVKIESDIYSYGVMLFEMLNGMLACEKRSIGDNKPQTLVNLVRRYYDEGPDILIDPIIRDQINIHSLHSFKKIAYRCISLNLKDHQKN, from the exons ATGTCTTCCTCAAGGATTCAACTAGAACGCTATCATATTCCACTGGAGGAGATTATCCTTGCAACTCAAAACTTCGGTGCAGAAACTCTGATTGGAAATGGTGGGTTTGGAAAGGTCTACAAAGGACAACTCTCCGAGCTTTGGCAATACCACTCTGTGGCCGTCAAACGTCTTGATCCACATGGTTATCAAGGACATCGTGAGTTCCTTAATGAGGTTAGGATGATTTCCAGTTTCCACCATCAGAACATCATCCGCTTCGTCGGTTACTGTGATGAAGGCAATGAGATGATTGTAGTCTATGACTATGCAGTGAATCGAAGCCTTGATGATCATCTCCAAAATCCGGAAAACAGGTGTCGCCTTTCATGGGCACAGCGACTGAAGATTTGTATAGGGGCAGCAAGAGGACTCCATTATCTTCACTCAGGTCTTGGGGATTCCAACAGAGTAATACATAGAAACATGAAGAGCTCAAGCATATTATTAGACGAAAATCTGGAAGCAAAACTTTGTGATTTTGGTTTGTCAAGAACAGTCCCCACAGATATTCAGCAACATTCACAAATGTATACAAGAGTTGCGGGTACCAACTTCTACATCGACCCCGTATACTATGAAAGCAGCATGATAAGCAAAGAATCAGACGTTTACTCATTTGGTGTGGTGCTGTTTGAACTGCTGACTGGGATGATGGCATATCACCTAAAGAGCATCGGCGATGATGACCCACAACCATTGATGAACTTGGTCCGACGCTTCCATGATGAGGGGATGGAAAACTTAATTGATCCGTATATGTTAACTCAAATGGATGCTCGTTCTTTTCATAAGTTTGAAGAAATTGCATACAAGTGCATTAGTTGGAATTTGAAGGATCGCCCTACAGTAAACCAGATCATCGAGTCGATTGAGATAGCACTGTATTTTCAT ATCCACGAAGCTGCTTCAGCAATTACCATTCAAAGCCACCAATATCAAAACCCAGAAAGTTTTCTGATTCCACTGCAGGAGATAAGCTTTGCCACCCATAACTTCAGTTATGTAAATCTGATTGGAAAAGGTGAATTTGGTAAGATGTATGGAGGACAACTCTCTCAGCATTGGCAAAATCGCAATGCTGCATTCAAACGCTATCATGGTACTGGAGGATTTGGAGAGGAAGAGTTCCGTAATGAGATTAAGATGATATCCAGCTTCAACCATGAAAACATCATCCGTTTCATAGGCTACTGCGATGAAGAAAATGAGATGATTATTGTTTCTGAATACGCTACAAATGGAAGCCTTAATCATCATCTCCGAGACCCTATTAAGATCAGTTGCATAACATGGATGCAGCGACTTAAGATTTGCTTGGGCGCAGCAAAAGCACTCAAGTATCTTCACTCAGGTCTTGGTGAGGATAGTCGAGTAATTCACAGGGATGTAACAAGTGCGAATATATTGTTAGATGACAATCTGGATGCCAAAGTTTGTGGTTTTCATTTGTCATTATTAGTCCACCAAAATAAGCCACAAGTCTATGAAAATGTTGTGGGTACCGAATATTACTTGGACCCCGTTTACAATGAGAGTGGCATCGTGGAGACAAATTCAGACGTCTACTCATTTGGGGTGGTACTATTTGAGATGTTGAGTGGGATGTTGGCGTGTCAGGGAAGGAGTATTGATGATGATGAGCCACAAATACTCATAAATTTGGTCCGACGATACTACGATGACGGACTAGATCGCTTAAATGATCCTAATATACGAGTTCAAATTAATACTCGATCTTTCAatgtgtttaaggaaattgcgtATCAGTGTCTTAGTTGGAATTCCAACGATCGCCCTacgatgaacatgatcatcagGAGGATTCAGGATGCACTAGATATTCAA AGCCCCCGCATTGCTTCAACCATTACCATGCGAAGCGACAAACGTCAGAACCTACAACAATTTCTAATTCCACTAAAAGAGATTAGGCTGGCCACAGGAGACTTCAATTCTGAAACTCACATCAGAGATGATGCATTTGGTGTGGTCTACAAAGGACAACTCCCAGATCATTGGCAAAGTCGCATAGCTGCCTTCAAACGATTTAATTTCAATGGTGCGTTTGGGAAGGATGAGTTCCTTAATGAGGTTAAGATGATGTCCGACTTCAACCATGCAAACATCATTCCTTTCATTGGGTTTTGTGATGAAGACAATGAAATGATTCTAGTATATGAGTATGCTATCAATGGAAGGCTTGCTGATTATCTCCAAAATCCAGATAAGATTGGTTTCTTAACATGGGCACAACGCCTGAAGATTTGCATTGGGGCAGCAAGAGGACTCAACCACCTTCACTCAGGTCTTGGGGAGGACAAAAGAGTAATTCACAGAGATATCAAGAGTGCAAATATACTACTAGATGATAATTTGGAAGCAAGAGTTTGCGGTTTTGGTTTGTCATTAGTACTTGCCGAAGATCAGGCACAAGTTTATGGTAGTGTTCAGGGTACCCAATATTACCTGGATCCCATTTACAATGAAAGTGGCATTGTCAAAATAGAATCAGACATTTACTCGTATGGGGTGATGTTGTTTGAAATGTTAAACGGGATGTTGGCTTGTGAGAAAAGGAGCATTGGTGATAATAAGCCACAAACACTCGTAAATTTGGTCCGGCGCTACTATGATGAAGGACCAGACATCTTAATTGATCCTATTATCAGAGATCAAATTAATATTCATTCCTTGCATTCGTTTAAAAAAATTGCATATCGATGCATCAGCTTGAACTTGAAGGATCATCAAAAGAATTGA